The following are encoded together in the Halomonas halophila genome:
- the trhO gene encoding oxygen-dependent tRNA uridine(34) hydroxylase TrhO, with the protein MTTPQTAGGIVVAALYKFVTLDDFEDLREPLRQAMLEHDVKGTLLLAREGINGTVSGTREGIDALLAWLARDPRLADVDHKESFCDEHPFYRTKVKLKREIVTMGVDGVDPNDTVGTYVDPEQWNAVINDPEVLVIDTRNDYEVAIGSFEGAVDPQTKSFREFPEYVKAHYDPSRHKKVAMFCTGGIRCEKASSFMLNEGFEEVFHLKGGILNYLEKVPEDESMWRGDCFVFDNRVTVRHDLSEGEYDQCHACRMPISAEDQQAETYEPGVSCPHCFDSLPEKTRAAARERQKQIRLAKERGEPHPLGRDPRQMKATARQTDDDTH; encoded by the coding sequence ATGACCACACCTCAGACCGCGGGGGGCATCGTCGTTGCCGCCCTGTACAAGTTCGTCACCCTCGACGATTTCGAAGACCTGCGCGAGCCCCTGCGCCAGGCCATGCTCGAGCACGACGTGAAAGGCACCCTGCTGCTGGCCCGCGAGGGCATCAACGGCACCGTGTCCGGCACCCGCGAGGGCATCGACGCCCTGCTCGCCTGGCTGGCCCGCGACCCGCGCCTGGCCGACGTCGATCACAAGGAATCCTTCTGCGACGAGCACCCCTTCTATCGCACCAAGGTCAAGCTCAAGCGCGAGATCGTGACCATGGGCGTGGACGGCGTTGACCCCAACGACACCGTCGGCACCTACGTCGATCCCGAGCAGTGGAACGCGGTGATCAACGACCCCGAGGTGCTGGTGATCGACACCCGTAACGACTACGAGGTCGCCATCGGCTCCTTCGAGGGCGCCGTCGACCCGCAGACCAAGTCGTTCCGCGAGTTTCCGGAGTACGTGAAGGCGCACTACGACCCGAGCCGCCACAAGAAGGTGGCGATGTTCTGCACCGGCGGCATCCGCTGCGAGAAGGCCTCCAGCTTCATGCTCAACGAGGGCTTCGAGGAGGTCTTCCACCTCAAGGGCGGCATCCTCAACTACCTCGAGAAGGTGCCCGAGGACGAATCGATGTGGCGCGGCGACTGCTTCGTGTTCGACAACCGCGTGACCGTGCGCCACGACCTCAGCGAGGGCGAGTACGACCAGTGCCACGCCTGCCGCATGCCGATCTCCGCCGAGGACCAGCAGGCCGAGACCTACGAGCCCGGCGTCAGCTGCCCGCACTGCTTCGACTCGCTGCCGGAGAAGACCCGCGCCGCCGCCCGCGAGCGCCAGAAGCAGATCCGCCTGGCCAAGGAACGCGGCGAGCCGCATCCGCTGGGCCGCGATCCGAGGCAGATGAAAGCCACGGCCCGGCAGACCGACGACGACACCCACTGA
- the dxs gene encoding 1-deoxy-D-xylulose-5-phosphate synthase, protein MKLFDDIPRERPATPLLDTLETPAALRAMDDAQLARVADELRAYLLYSVGVSGGHFGAGLGVVELTVALHHALETPHDRLVWDVGHQAYPHKILTGRREAMTGIRQYGGLAAFPRRAESEYDTFGVGHSSTSISAALGMALASRARGENRRACAVIGDGALTAGMAFEALAHAGHVDANLLVVLNDNEMSISENVGGLASYLARILASKPYTSMREGGKKVLSHLPGALELARRTEEHMKGMVSPATLFEEMGFNYIGPIDGHDLPTLVHTLRNMRDMDGPQFLHVKTRKGRGFLPAEADPIGYHAITKLEKGEPEKKDTPPPLKPAPAPAPEPEPKPKPKPKKYCNVFGDWLCDMAAADERLIGITPAMREGSDLIRFSQEYPERYFDVAIAEQHAVTLAAGMACEAMKPVVAIYSTFLQRGYDQLIHDVAVQELDVTFAIDRAGLVGEDGPTHHGAMDLSFLRCVPGLVVLAPADEAECRAMLSAAYHHDGPAAVRYPRGTGPGSEMPEHLEPLAIGEAEPRRRAGGEGLKIALLAFGSLNGPAAEVAERLDATHLNMRSVKPLDRDAVLAAAAEHDLLVTLEENVVAGGAGSGVNELLMAEGHRGAVLNLGLPDAFVEHGKPAELLAECGLDADGIEAAIRRRLAGDATESGEAP, encoded by the coding sequence ATGAAGCTGTTCGATGACATTCCGCGCGAGCGTCCGGCCACGCCGCTGCTCGACACCCTGGAAACGCCGGCCGCCCTGCGTGCCATGGACGACGCCCAGCTCGCCCGGGTGGCCGACGAACTGCGCGCCTACCTGCTCTACAGCGTGGGCGTCTCGGGCGGCCACTTCGGCGCCGGCCTCGGCGTCGTGGAGCTCACCGTGGCGCTGCATCATGCCCTGGAAACGCCCCACGACCGTCTGGTGTGGGACGTCGGCCACCAGGCCTATCCGCACAAGATCCTCACCGGGCGCCGCGAGGCCATGACCGGCATCCGCCAGTACGGCGGGCTGGCCGCCTTCCCGCGGCGCGCCGAGTCCGAGTACGACACCTTCGGCGTCGGCCACTCCAGCACCTCGATCTCCGCGGCGCTGGGCATGGCGCTGGCGTCCCGGGCCCGCGGCGAGAACCGCCGCGCCTGCGCGGTGATTGGCGACGGCGCCCTGACCGCCGGCATGGCCTTCGAGGCCCTGGCTCACGCCGGCCACGTCGACGCCAATCTGCTGGTGGTGCTCAACGACAACGAGATGTCGATCTCCGAGAACGTCGGCGGCCTGGCCAGCTATCTGGCGCGCATTCTCGCCAGCAAGCCCTACACCAGCATGCGCGAGGGCGGCAAGAAGGTGCTCTCGCACCTGCCCGGCGCCCTGGAGCTGGCGCGGCGCACCGAGGAGCACATGAAAGGCATGGTCAGCCCGGCCACGCTGTTCGAGGAGATGGGCTTCAACTATATCGGCCCCATCGACGGCCACGACCTGCCGACGCTGGTCCACACCCTGCGCAACATGCGCGACATGGACGGCCCGCAGTTCCTGCACGTGAAGACCCGCAAGGGCCGCGGCTTCCTGCCCGCCGAGGCCGACCCCATCGGCTACCACGCCATCACCAAGCTGGAAAAGGGTGAGCCGGAGAAGAAGGACACCCCGCCGCCGCTCAAGCCGGCGCCCGCGCCTGCGCCCGAGCCGGAACCCAAGCCCAAACCCAAACCTAAAAAGTACTGCAACGTCTTCGGCGACTGGCTGTGCGACATGGCGGCGGCGGACGAGCGGCTGATCGGCATCACCCCGGCGATGCGCGAGGGCTCTGACCTGATTCGCTTCTCCCAGGAATACCCGGAGCGCTACTTCGACGTGGCGATCGCCGAGCAGCACGCGGTGACGCTGGCCGCCGGCATGGCCTGCGAGGCCATGAAGCCGGTGGTGGCGATCTACTCCACCTTCCTGCAGCGCGGCTATGACCAGCTGATCCACGACGTGGCGGTGCAGGAACTGGACGTGACCTTCGCCATCGACCGCGCCGGCCTGGTCGGCGAGGACGGCCCGACTCACCACGGCGCCATGGACCTGTCCTTCCTGCGCTGCGTGCCGGGCCTGGTGGTGCTGGCGCCGGCCGACGAGGCCGAGTGCCGGGCCATGCTCAGTGCCGCCTACCATCACGACGGCCCCGCGGCGGTGCGCTATCCGCGCGGGACCGGCCCGGGCAGCGAGATGCCCGAGCACCTGGAACCGCTCGCCATCGGCGAGGCCGAGCCCCGGCGGCGCGCCGGCGGCGAGGGCCTGAAGATCGCCCTGCTGGCCTTCGGCAGCCTCAACGGCCCCGCCGCCGAGGTGGCCGAGCGACTCGACGCCACCCACCTGAACATGCGCTCGGTGAAGCCGCTGGACCGCGACGCGGTGCTGGCCGCCGCGGCCGAGCACGACCTGCTGGTGACCCTGGAAGAGAACGTGGTCGCCGGTGGCGCCGGCAGTGGCGTCAATGAGCTGCTGATGGCGGAGGGCCACCGCGGCGCGGTGCTCAACCTGGGGCTGCCCGACGCCTTCGTCGAACACGGCAAGCCCGCCGAGCTGCTGGCCGAGTGCGGCCTCGACGCCGACGGCATCGAGGCGGCGATCCGCCGCCGGCTGGCGGGCGATGCGACCGAATCGGGAGAAGCCCCATGA
- the djlA gene encoding co-chaperone DjlA → MRMMIFIGALLGFLVGGPIGLLVGGGLGYWLARRLRKSMLGKLAGIQAQFLESTFAVMGCLCKADGRVSEDELEASRTLWDRLRLNEQQRAKARADFTRGKAADFDLDAELAKVRQIVGAQPALRQVFLQVQLAAVAADGQMHPAEHEMLMRVMRGLGCSEEEIARIEAMLRGGGGAGAAAESGPTLEEAYQVLGVSSEASDAEIKKAYRRLMSENHPDKLAAKGMPESMREVAKERTSEIGNAYERIRKARAAA, encoded by the coding sequence ATGAGAATGATGATCTTCATCGGCGCCCTGCTGGGCTTCCTGGTCGGCGGCCCCATCGGGCTGCTGGTCGGCGGCGGCCTGGGCTACTGGCTGGCGCGCCGCCTGCGCAAGAGCATGCTCGGCAAGCTGGCCGGCATCCAGGCGCAGTTCCTCGAGTCGACCTTCGCGGTCATGGGCTGCCTGTGCAAGGCCGACGGCCGGGTCTCCGAGGACGAGCTCGAGGCCTCGCGCACCCTGTGGGACCGCCTGCGCCTCAACGAGCAGCAGCGCGCCAAGGCCCGGGCCGACTTCACCCGCGGCAAGGCGGCGGACTTCGATCTGGACGCGGAGCTGGCCAAGGTGCGCCAGATCGTCGGCGCCCAGCCGGCGCTGCGTCAGGTGTTCCTGCAGGTGCAGCTGGCGGCGGTCGCCGCCGACGGCCAGATGCACCCCGCCGAGCACGAGATGCTGATGCGGGTGATGCGCGGCCTGGGCTGCTCCGAGGAGGAGATCGCCCGCATCGAGGCGATGCTCCGCGGCGGCGGTGGCGCCGGCGCCGCGGCCGAGTCCGGGCCGACCCTCGAGGAGGCCTACCAGGTGCTGGGCGTGTCGTCCGAGGCCAGCGACGCCGAGATCAAGAAGGCCTATCGCCGTCTGATGAGCGAGAACCACCCCGACAAGCTCGCCGCCAAGGGCATGCCGGAGAGCATGCGCGAGGTGGCCAAGGAGCGCACCAGCGAGATCGGCAACGCCTACGAGCGCATCCGCAAGGCCCGCGCCGCTGCCTGA
- the serA gene encoding phosphoglycerate dehydrogenase, with translation MAKTSLDKSKIKILLLEGIHQSAVDHFLNAGYTNIEHLPTSLDEETLIEKIRDVHFIGLRSRTQLNERVFSAAEKLVAVGCFCIGTNQVDLDAALVRGIPVFNAPYSNTRSVAELVLAESIMLLRGIPEKSTRAHEGGWLKSAKNSHEARGKVLGIVGYGSIGAQLSVLAESLGFDVIYYDVVTKLGMGNARQVGSLEELLARADIVSLHVPDLPSTRWMIGEEQIALMKPGSILINASRGSVVVIEALAEALKAGRLNGAAVDVFPVEPKGNNEEFVSPLRGLANVILTPHIGGSTLEAQENIGIEVAEKLVTYSDNGTTITSVNFPEVALPSHPGKHRLLHIHDNVPGVMSEINKVLSENDINILGQYLQTNDRIGYVVIDVNKDYGQKALDALSQVAHTKRVRVLYSETSFEG, from the coding sequence ATGGCCAAGACGTCCCTGGACAAGAGCAAGATCAAGATCCTGCTGCTCGAGGGCATCCACCAGAGCGCGGTGGACCACTTCCTCAACGCCGGGTACACCAACATCGAGCACCTGCCGACCTCGCTGGACGAGGAAACGCTGATCGAGAAGATCCGCGACGTCCATTTCATCGGCCTCCGCTCCCGTACCCAGCTCAACGAGCGCGTGTTCAGCGCCGCCGAGAAACTGGTGGCCGTGGGCTGCTTCTGCATCGGCACCAACCAGGTCGACCTGGACGCGGCCCTGGTGCGTGGCATCCCGGTCTTCAATGCGCCCTACTCCAACACCCGCTCGGTGGCCGAGCTGGTACTGGCCGAATCGATCATGCTGCTGCGCGGCATCCCCGAGAAGAGCACCCGTGCCCACGAGGGCGGCTGGCTGAAGTCGGCCAAGAATTCCCACGAGGCTCGCGGCAAGGTGCTCGGCATCGTCGGCTACGGCAGCATCGGCGCCCAGCTCTCGGTGCTGGCCGAATCGCTCGGCTTCGACGTCATCTACTACGACGTGGTGACCAAGCTGGGCATGGGCAACGCCCGCCAGGTGGGTAGCCTCGAAGAGCTGCTGGCCCGCGCCGACATCGTCAGCCTGCACGTGCCGGACCTGCCCTCCACCCGCTGGATGATCGGCGAGGAGCAGATCGCGCTGATGAAGCCGGGCAGCATCCTGATCAACGCCTCCCGCGGCAGCGTGGTGGTGATCGAGGCCCTGGCCGAGGCGCTCAAGGCCGGCCGCCTCAACGGCGCCGCCGTGGACGTCTTCCCGGTCGAGCCCAAGGGCAACAACGAGGAGTTCGTCAGCCCGCTGCGCGGCCTGGCCAACGTCATCCTCACCCCGCACATCGGCGGCTCCACCCTGGAGGCCCAGGAGAACATCGGCATCGAGGTCGCCGAGAAGCTGGTGACCTACTCCGACAACGGCACCACCATCACCTCGGTCAACTTCCCCGAGGTGGCGCTGCCGTCGCATCCGGGCAAGCATCGCCTGCTGCACATCCACGACAACGTGCCGGGCGTGATGTCCGAGATCAACAAGGTGCTGTCCGAGAACGACATCAACATCCTCGGCCAGTACCTGCAGACCAACGATCGCATCGGTTACGTGGTGATCGACGTCAACAAGGACTACGGCCAGAAGGCGCTGGATGCCCTGAGCCAGGTCGCCCACACCAAGCGCGTGCGGGTGCTCTACTCCGAGACCAGCTTCGAGGGCTGA
- a CDS encoding Na+/H+ antiporter NhaC family protein: protein MSFGAFSLLPPVLAILLALVTRNVIPALFCGVWLGATMLAGGNPAAGLYNSFGDFIIPSVGDEWSVTVLIYCGLFGVLIGVLQRTGGAQAIARAISARVASRRGAQGATLGLGVLIFFEDYFNALTVGSVMRPITDRLRVSREKLAYIVDSTSAPMCLLGPVSTWVVFVMGLIGTQLTTMGLEGSEYLIYLSSIPLNFYAWLALGLIVFLVVTQGDYGPMARAEQRARTTGEVMAEGANPPSGHEVEEMVSVPEHQARKRNMLVPIGVLVGMIPPLFLWTGGYPENDLVTAVGEADGGQSILIATFVAVAVGLVMGMAQKLFDFREAMEIVVDGIKSMTLVYIILTLAWSIGSVTTELGTADYLVTLAEASIAPSLVPVLLFLIGALVAFTTGTSYGTFAILIPIAMPVAMAMDLPLALAIAAVLSGGIFGDHCSPISDTTILSSAGSSCDHIDHVRTQLPYAITAGLAGILAFFVAGLSGSALIGGATGAVAMVATALVLRRCWGLSAERAGA, encoded by the coding sequence ATGTCATTCGGAGCCTTTTCCCTCCTGCCGCCCGTGCTGGCTATCCTGCTGGCGCTGGTGACGCGCAACGTCATTCCGGCGTTGTTCTGTGGTGTCTGGCTGGGCGCCACCATGCTGGCGGGCGGCAACCCCGCGGCCGGCCTCTACAACAGCTTCGGCGACTTCATCATTCCCAGCGTCGGCGACGAATGGAGCGTCACGGTGCTGATCTACTGCGGCCTGTTCGGCGTGCTGATCGGCGTGCTGCAGCGCACCGGCGGCGCCCAGGCGATCGCCCGCGCGATCTCCGCCCGGGTCGCCTCCCGGCGCGGCGCCCAGGGCGCCACCCTCGGGCTTGGCGTGCTGATCTTCTTCGAGGACTACTTCAACGCCCTGACCGTGGGCAGCGTGATGCGGCCGATCACCGACCGGCTGCGGGTGTCCCGCGAGAAGCTGGCCTATATCGTGGACTCCACCTCGGCGCCGATGTGCCTGCTGGGGCCGGTCTCCACCTGGGTGGTGTTCGTGATGGGCCTGATCGGCACCCAGCTGACGACCATGGGGCTCGAGGGCTCCGAGTACCTGATCTACCTGTCGTCGATCCCGCTCAACTTCTACGCCTGGCTGGCGCTGGGGCTGATCGTCTTCCTGGTCGTCACCCAGGGCGATTACGGCCCGATGGCTCGGGCCGAGCAGCGCGCCCGTACCACCGGCGAGGTGATGGCCGAGGGCGCCAACCCGCCTTCCGGCCACGAGGTCGAGGAGATGGTCTCGGTGCCGGAACACCAGGCCCGCAAGCGCAACATGCTGGTGCCGATCGGCGTGCTGGTGGGGATGATTCCCCCGCTGTTCCTGTGGACCGGAGGCTACCCCGAGAACGATCTGGTCACTGCCGTGGGCGAGGCCGACGGCGGCCAGTCGATCCTGATCGCCACCTTCGTGGCGGTGGCCGTGGGGCTCGTCATGGGCATGGCCCAGAAGCTGTTCGACTTCCGCGAGGCCATGGAGATCGTGGTCGACGGCATCAAGAGCATGACCCTGGTCTACATCATCCTCACCCTGGCCTGGTCGATCGGCAGCGTGACCACCGAGCTCGGCACCGCCGACTACCTGGTGACCCTGGCCGAGGCCAGCATCGCGCCGAGCCTGGTGCCGGTGCTGCTGTTCCTGATCGGCGCCCTGGTGGCCTTCACCACCGGCACCTCCTACGGCACCTTCGCCATCCTGATCCCCATCGCCATGCCGGTGGCCATGGCCATGGACCTGCCGCTGGCGCTGGCCATCGCGGCGGTGCTCAGCGGCGGCATCTTCGGCGATCACTGCTCGCCGATCTCGGACACCACCATCCTGTCCTCGGCGGGGTCGTCCTGCGACCACATCGATCACGTGCGCACGCAGCTGCCTTATGCGATCACCGCGGGCCTGGCCGGCATCCTGGCGTTCTTCGTCGCCGGCCTGTCCGGCAGCGCCCTGATCGGCGGGGCCACCGGTGCCGTCGCGATGGTGGCCACGGCCCTGGTGCTGCGTCGCTGCTGGGGCCTGTCGGCCGAGCGGGCCGGTGCCTGA
- the ispA gene encoding (2E,6E)-farnesyl diphosphate synthase, with amino-acid sequence MVNADTLVARLAADRARADARLETLFARPAVADARLEAAMRHGVLVGGKRLRPVLVYAAGRALGAADTELDAPAAALELVHAYSLVHDDLPAMDDDDLRRGQPTVHRAYDEATAILAGDALQALAFEVLAETAHPRLPAMIATLAHAAGRDGMVAGQALDLAAVGGHPDVTALATMHRHKTGALIRAAVRLGGLVAVTEDDPRLAAMERYAEAIGLAFQVHDDVLDVTGDTATLGKASGADAARAKPTYPSLLGLEGARARADELVEEGVAALAPLGEAAAPLAELARYMIERDH; translated from the coding sequence ATGGTGAACGCTGACACTCTGGTGGCGCGACTGGCCGCCGATCGCGCACGGGCCGATGCCCGCCTGGAGACGCTCTTCGCCCGCCCGGCGGTCGCCGATGCCCGCCTCGAGGCGGCGATGCGCCACGGCGTGCTGGTCGGCGGCAAACGGCTGCGGCCGGTGCTGGTCTACGCCGCCGGCCGCGCCCTGGGCGCCGCCGATACCGAGCTGGACGCCCCGGCCGCGGCCCTGGAGCTGGTCCACGCCTACTCGCTGGTCCACGACGACCTGCCGGCGATGGACGACGACGATCTGCGCCGTGGCCAGCCCACGGTGCATCGCGCCTATGACGAGGCCACGGCGATCCTCGCCGGCGACGCCCTCCAGGCGCTTGCCTTCGAGGTGCTGGCCGAGACCGCCCATCCGCGGCTGCCGGCGATGATCGCCACCCTGGCCCACGCCGCCGGCCGTGACGGCATGGTCGCCGGCCAGGCGCTGGACCTCGCCGCGGTGGGCGGCCACCCTGACGTCACCGCGCTGGCCACCATGCATCGCCACAAGACCGGCGCGCTGATCCGCGCCGCGGTGCGCCTGGGGGGACTGGTCGCGGTGACCGAGGACGATCCCCGGCTGGCCGCCATGGAACGCTACGCCGAGGCCATCGGCCTGGCCTTCCAGGTCCACGACGACGTGCTCGACGTCACCGGCGATACCGCTACCCTGGGCAAGGCCTCCGGCGCCGATGCCGCCCGCGCCAAGCCCACCTACCCGAGCCTGCTGGGCCTCGAGGGCGCCCGCGCCCGGGCCGATGAGCTGGTCGAGGAAGGCGTGGCGGCGCTGGCGCCGCTGGGCGAAGCCGCCGCGCCCCTGGCCGAGCTGGCCCGATACATGATCGAGCGTGACCACTGA
- a CDS encoding exodeoxyribonuclease VII small subunit, producing MAEQQSRPPDEADGRTSDESAPADFAATVERLEALVERLESGELTLEGSLDAFEQGVRLTRDAQRRLDEAELKVRTLTEGEGGGIDLQPFAPPAEDDGER from the coding sequence ATGGCGGAACAGCAAAGCCGTCCCCCGGACGAGGCCGATGGCCGGACCAGTGACGAGTCCGCGCCGGCGGACTTCGCCGCGACCGTCGAGCGCCTGGAGGCGCTGGTGGAGCGGCTGGAGTCCGGCGAACTGACGCTGGAGGGTTCGCTGGACGCCTTCGAGCAAGGCGTGCGCCTGACCCGTGACGCCCAGCGCCGCCTCGACGAGGCCGAACTCAAGGTCCGTACCCTGACCGAAGGCGAGGGCGGCGGCATCGACCTGCAGCCCTTCGCCCCGCCCGCGGAGGACGATGGTGAACGCTGA
- a CDS encoding heavy metal sensor histidine kinase: MRVPASLSLRLSLLFALVTLLLLGGLGAYLYHALGQQIAWRDDRMLQGRLERMEALLDDGESIAALRRRPLLYANMLGNRESLLWMLDARGAPLIEVNPPGLPVPALPPAPEGRLGEHPAVASTRLAWRSVEHDGRRLTLVAGKTLEERERMLAAYRLRLWLAMGAGAVLACGLGWVVARRGLRPVRRLAERARTIDVAHLHQRLEASDETAELRELSRALNQMLARLEEGFAQLSRFSEDLAHEMRTPLGNLLGATQQVLQRERSPEEYRQLLGSHVEEYERLSRMIETMLFLARTEQPSRTLPREAIELRALVEPLCDYFEGMAEDDGRALINCTQGRVTANLDLLRRALANLIDNALRHGDGGTEIRLVSLAEDGWLRIGVVSHGAPIPDAQRERLFERFYRGDPARSRPAGTGGLGLAIVRSVAQLHGGEAWCESDAAATVFWLSLPVDGGRAAN; encoded by the coding sequence ATGCGCGTGCCGGCCTCCCTGTCGCTGCGGCTGTCGCTGCTCTTCGCCCTGGTGACCCTGCTGCTGCTCGGCGGCCTCGGGGCCTATCTCTATCACGCCCTGGGCCAGCAGATCGCCTGGCGCGACGACCGGATGCTGCAGGGCCGTCTCGAGCGCATGGAGGCGCTGCTGGACGACGGCGAGAGCATCGCGGCGCTGCGCCGCCGGCCGCTGCTCTACGCCAACATGCTGGGCAATCGCGAGAGCCTGCTGTGGATGCTCGACGCCCGAGGCGCGCCGCTGATCGAGGTCAACCCGCCGGGCCTGCCGGTGCCCGCGCTGCCGCCGGCCCCGGAGGGACGGCTCGGCGAGCATCCCGCCGTCGCATCGACGCGGCTGGCCTGGCGCAGCGTCGAGCACGACGGGCGCCGCCTGACCCTGGTGGCCGGCAAGACCCTCGAGGAACGCGAGCGCATGCTGGCCGCCTATCGGCTGCGGCTGTGGCTCGCCATGGGCGCGGGCGCGGTGCTGGCCTGCGGGCTGGGCTGGGTCGTCGCCCGGCGCGGACTGCGTCCGGTCAGGCGGCTGGCCGAGCGGGCGCGCACCATCGACGTGGCGCATCTGCATCAGCGGCTGGAGGCCAGCGACGAGACGGCGGAGCTGCGAGAGCTGAGCCGCGCGCTCAACCAGATGCTGGCGCGTCTGGAGGAAGGCTTCGCCCAGCTGTCGCGCTTCTCCGAGGACCTGGCCCACGAGATGCGCACGCCGCTGGGCAACCTGCTGGGGGCGACCCAGCAGGTGCTGCAGCGGGAACGCTCGCCGGAAGAATATCGCCAGCTGCTGGGTTCCCACGTCGAGGAGTACGAGCGCCTCTCGCGCATGATCGAGACCATGCTGTTCCTGGCGCGCACCGAGCAGCCGTCGAGGACGCTGCCGCGTGAGGCGATCGAGCTGCGGGCGCTGGTCGAGCCGCTGTGCGACTACTTCGAGGGCATGGCCGAGGACGATGGCCGCGCACTGATCAACTGCACGCAGGGGCGGGTGACGGCCAACCTCGACCTGCTGCGCCGGGCGCTCGCCAACCTGATCGACAACGCGCTGCGCCATGGCGACGGCGGCACCGAGATCCGGCTGGTATCGCTCGCGGAGGACGGGTGGCTGCGCATTGGGGTGGTCAGCCACGGGGCGCCGATTCCCGATGCGCAGCGGGAGCGGCTCTTCGAGCGCTTCTATCGCGGTGATCCAGCACGGTCGCGGCCGGCGGGCACCGGCGGCCTGGGGCTGGCCATCGTGCGCTCCGTGGCGCAGCTGCACGGCGGGGAGGCCTGGTGCGAAAGCGACGCGGCCGCTACCGTCTTCTGGCTCAGTCTGCCGGTGGACGGCGGTCGAGCCGCCAACTGA
- the uraH gene encoding hydroxyisourate hydrolase, with protein MRLSRTLIAALGLCAAAPALAADNPLSVHVLDIQSGQPSPGVEVQLEQRTESGWEALATGTTAESGRISALYPDGRAFTPGVYRVTFETGDWFADHDTRTFFPEIPVPFEVTDTDQHYHIPLLLSPYGYSTYRGS; from the coding sequence ATGCGCCTTTCCCGAACGCTGATCGCCGCCCTCGGCCTGTGCGCCGCCGCCCCGGCCCTGGCCGCCGACAATCCGCTCAGCGTGCACGTGCTCGACATCCAGTCCGGCCAGCCGTCCCCGGGCGTCGAGGTCCAGCTCGAGCAGCGCACCGAGAGCGGCTGGGAGGCCCTGGCCACCGGCACCACCGCCGAGTCGGGCCGCATCTCGGCGCTCTATCCCGACGGCCGGGCCTTCACCCCGGGCGTCTACCGCGTGACCTTCGAGACCGGCGACTGGTTCGCCGATCACGACACCCGGACCTTCTTCCCCGAGATCCCGGTGCCCTTCGAGGTGACCGACACCGACCAGCACTACCACATTCCGCTGCTGCTGAGCCCCTACGGCTATTCCACCTACCGCGGCAGCTAG
- a CDS encoding heavy metal response regulator transcription factor has translation MRILMVEDESKTADYLARGLGEAGYRVEVARDGLDGRHLIEEADFDLIILDVMLPGLDGWELLRLIRRRSQVPVLFLTARDAVEYRVKGLELGADDYLVKPFSFVELLARVRTLLRRGPPRERERFQVADLHMDVLKRRVTRGESRLSLTNQEFALLQLLLEREGEVLSRTLIAAEVWGMNFDSDTNVVEVAVRRLRAKVDDPFPRRLIHTERGMGYVLEERP, from the coding sequence ATGCGCATCCTGATGGTGGAGGACGAGAGCAAGACCGCCGACTACCTGGCCCGGGGGCTGGGCGAGGCCGGCTATCGGGTCGAGGTGGCCCGGGACGGGCTGGACGGCCGCCACCTGATCGAGGAGGCCGACTTCGACCTGATCATCCTCGACGTCATGCTGCCGGGTCTCGACGGCTGGGAGCTGCTGCGCCTGATCCGGCGCCGCAGCCAGGTGCCGGTGCTGTTCCTGACCGCTCGGGACGCCGTGGAATATCGGGTCAAGGGGCTGGAGCTGGGTGCCGACGACTACCTGGTCAAGCCGTTCTCGTTCGTCGAGCTGCTGGCCCGGGTGCGGACCCTGCTGCGCCGTGGCCCACCCCGCGAGCGGGAGCGCTTCCAGGTGGCCGACCTGCACATGGACGTGCTGAAGCGGCGGGTGACCCGGGGCGAGTCGCGGCTGTCGCTGACCAACCAGGAGTTCGCCCTGCTGCAGCTGCTGCTCGAGCGCGAGGGCGAGGTGCTGTCGCGGACCCTGATCGCCGCCGAGGTATGGGGGATGAACTTCGACAGCGACACCAACGTGGTCGAGGTGGCCGTGCGGCGGCTGCGGGCCAAGGTGGACGATCCCTTCCCGCGCCGGCTGATCCACACCGAGCGCGGCATGGGCTACGTGCTGGAGGAACGCCCGTGA